Proteins found in one Moritella sp. Urea-trap-13 genomic segment:
- a CDS encoding DEAD/DEAH box helicase, whose amino-acid sequence MGFSALNLNQNLVNTVTKLGYETPTPIQAQAIPAILEGRDIMGGAQTGTGKTAAFALPIIQQLMAQQLTASSSDDTTAKKQIRALVLTPTRELSQQVHKSFVAYSEGSELTAELVYGGVSINPQVKALAQGADILVATPGRLLDLLDRETLTLEFVEKIVFDEADRMLDMGFMEEIRRILKHLPKKRQTMLFSATFDDAIFKLSKGLLNDPLLVEVDTRNAAAEQVEQIFYAVDTDRKRELTSYLIGSRNWRQVLIFTRTKQAADSLAKEMCKDGIKTIAVHGDKSQGARERGLEDFKAGNVRALVATDVAARGLDIEQLKHVINFELPFKAEDYIHRIGRTGRAGLSGTATSLVSIGENWLLEEIETLLDTRLVAQWLPGYEPDLSKPVDDGRGKGGGKSDKGNSRTTDKRRATNRSYGKKTNNRAKKESKPSR is encoded by the coding sequence ATGGGTTTTTCTGCTTTAAATCTTAATCAAAATTTAGTTAATACTGTTACCAAGTTAGGTTATGAAACACCTACGCCAATTCAAGCGCAGGCTATTCCAGCTATTCTGGAAGGGCGTGACATTATGGGTGGTGCACAAACTGGTACCGGTAAAACGGCAGCGTTTGCATTACCGATCATTCAGCAGTTAATGGCCCAGCAATTAACTGCTAGCTCAAGCGATGACACAACAGCTAAAAAACAAATCCGAGCATTAGTATTAACGCCAACGCGTGAACTTTCACAGCAAGTTCACAAAAGCTTTGTTGCGTATAGCGAAGGTAGCGAACTAACGGCTGAACTTGTTTACGGTGGTGTTAGCATTAACCCACAAGTAAAAGCATTGGCTCAAGGTGCTGACATTTTAGTAGCAACACCTGGTCGTTTACTTGATCTATTAGATCGTGAAACGCTAACACTTGAGTTTGTTGAAAAGATTGTATTCGATGAAGCTGACCGTATGTTAGATATGGGCTTTATGGAAGAGATCCGCCGCATCTTAAAACATCTACCGAAAAAACGTCAGACGATGTTGTTCTCGGCAACATTTGATGATGCGATCTTTAAACTAAGCAAAGGCTTGTTAAACGATCCATTATTAGTTGAAGTTGATACGCGTAACGCAGCAGCTGAGCAAGTAGAACAAATATTTTATGCTGTCGATACTGATCGTAAGCGTGAACTAACGTCTTACTTGATTGGTTCACGTAACTGGCGTCAAGTACTTATCTTTACGCGTACTAAGCAGGCTGCAGATAGCCTAGCAAAAGAAATGTGTAAAGATGGTATTAAGACAATCGCTGTACACGGTGATAAATCACAGGGCGCACGTGAACGTGGTCTGGAAGATTTTAAAGCGGGTAACGTACGCGCATTAGTGGCGACAGACGTTGCTGCACGTGGTCTTGATATCGAACAGCTTAAGCATGTAATCAACTTTGAATTACCGTTTAAAGCAGAAGACTACATTCACCGTATTGGTCGTACTGGCCGTGCTGGTTTATCTGGTACTGCTACGTCGTTAGTAAGCATCGGTGAAAACTGGTTATTAGAAGAAATTGAAACATTGCTTGATACCCGTTTAGTGGCGCAATGGTTACCGGGTTATGAACCTGATCTAAGCAAACCTGTTGATGACGGTCGCGGTAAGGGTGGCGGTAAATCAGATAAAGGCAACAGCCGAACTACTGATAAACGTCGCGCGACGAATCGCTCTTACGGTAAGAAAACTAATAACCGTGCGAAGAAAGAGTCAAAACCAAGCCGTTAA
- a CDS encoding metal-dependent hydrolase, producing the protein MDSVTQIVLGGAIGAAIAHKQLGRSAVIIGGVLGTIPDLDVFMPAADAVASFTEHRSFSHSLFVLFPFAFICFAALKLKFKTDVISNQRLFWLCCLTHSALGN; encoded by the coding sequence ATGGACTCAGTAACTCAAATTGTATTAGGTGGTGCTATTGGAGCTGCTATAGCCCATAAACAACTTGGCCGTAGTGCTGTCATTATCGGTGGTGTCTTGGGTACAATTCCAGATTTAGATGTGTTTATGCCAGCCGCAGATGCCGTAGCAAGCTTTACGGAACACCGCAGTTTCTCTCATTCTTTGTTTGTATTATTTCCCTTCGCGTTTATTTGCTTTGCTGCACTAAAATTGAAATTCAAAACAGATGTCATTTCCAATCAACGGCTATTTTGGCTGTGTTGTTTAACTCACTCTGCGTTGGGAAACTAA
- a CDS encoding metal-dependent hydrolase, translated as MEYSADAFTSYGTQLFWPLAGNPISIASIFVIDPLYTLPLLVGCVYLWRSKNSDESKQKARRVNHIGLALSSGYLLLSVLIQTQMLSKVELALKSNGIPADKVFLSPLYPSLNWWIAIVVDDGIYYDVTLNVLMNTVDISEKQNLGYGVIDVTTPALTSLDWFTNGFIRLEEVEGQLVATDLRIKTGHVGYAFKFALAEKETDGWKVISPLRL; from the coding sequence ATGGAGTATTCTGCGGATGCTTTTACTAGTTATGGCACACAGTTGTTTTGGCCGTTAGCTGGCAATCCTATTTCTATCGCTTCTATCTTTGTTATTGATCCCTTGTATACACTGCCTTTGTTAGTGGGTTGTGTTTACTTGTGGCGCAGTAAAAATAGCGACGAGAGTAAGCAAAAGGCAAGACGCGTAAACCATATTGGTTTAGCGCTCAGTAGTGGTTATTTATTACTGAGTGTATTAATTCAAACTCAGATGCTGAGTAAAGTTGAACTGGCTTTAAAAAGTAATGGTATACCTGCCGACAAAGTATTCCTTTCGCCGCTTTATCCAAGCCTGAATTGGTGGATTGCTATCGTAGTCGATGACGGTATTTATTATGATGTGACCTTGAATGTGCTAATGAATACTGTCGATATATCGGAAAAACAAAACCTCGGTTATGGCGTGATAGACGTCACTACACCTGCGTTAACCTCGCTTGATTGGTTTACCAATGGCTTTATTCGCTTAGAAGAAGTTGAAGGGCAATTAGTGGCGACAGACTTGAGAATCAAAACCGGTCATGTTGGTTATGCTTTCAAGTTCGCATTAGCAGAGAAGGAAACGGATGGCTGGAAAGTCATTTCACCATTAAGACTGTAA
- a CDS encoding YcjX family protein, translating to MRDSNQKFSKLINKASRKATSLKEDGLASIAKLQNRYFCIGITGLSKSGKSTFITSLINQLIHHENANLAGFSPVLSERLLGVKMHPLADTNIPVFPYEKNYQSLTQAQAKWPASTTDSSGCLLELRLSRAGRRLNPLKAEQFSLFLEIRDYPGEWLLDLPLREMSFARWSEQCQAQYQASPRRELMGDLYDELSQLDLMSAVDETVLTSLNAKFVQFLHDCKYKHSSLSLIQPGRFLLPGSVENNELLNFVPLLGCQKYSQEELNGAAENSYYKHCQRNYQGYVKQLVDPFYKNFFSRIDRQLVLVDVVNTLNSGPEYLDDMRQALTSITESFSYGNQNRLVQLFKPKIDKVVFAATKIDQVLSEDHDAVRQLLGVIVKQAYKSAQHEGVQPICEATAAVRSSKEIKHQGDRGIAGCGVNGKPIGYIHPTIPTRIPEGEQWQPFLDWQIPLLNPPQGLSFSNQDVLPHIRIDSILNELIGDKCL from the coding sequence ATGCGAGACTCAAACCAAAAATTTTCCAAGTTAATCAATAAAGCGTCCCGCAAAGCCACATCCTTGAAAGAAGATGGGCTGGCGAGCATTGCTAAGCTGCAGAACCGTTACTTTTGTATTGGTATTACCGGGTTGAGTAAAAGTGGTAAATCGACCTTTATCACTAGCTTGATTAATCAACTTATTCATCATGAGAATGCCAATTTAGCGGGTTTTTCACCGGTATTGAGCGAACGCCTGCTGGGTGTGAAAATGCACCCGTTAGCAGATACTAATATTCCGGTATTTCCATATGAAAAAAACTACCAGAGCCTAACGCAAGCACAAGCCAAGTGGCCAGCATCAACCACTGATAGCAGCGGCTGTTTACTTGAATTAAGATTGTCCCGTGCTGGACGACGCTTAAACCCGTTAAAAGCCGAGCAGTTTTCTTTATTCCTTGAGATCCGCGATTATCCAGGTGAATGGTTACTCGATTTACCGCTACGTGAAATGAGCTTTGCCCGTTGGAGTGAGCAATGCCAAGCGCAATATCAAGCATCACCGCGACGTGAGTTGATGGGCGATTTGTATGACGAATTAAGTCAATTAGACCTAATGTCTGCGGTTGATGAAACAGTATTAACATCACTGAATGCTAAATTTGTGCAGTTTCTGCATGACTGTAAATATAAACACAGCAGTTTGAGTCTGATCCAACCTGGGCGTTTCTTATTGCCTGGCTCGGTAGAGAATAATGAACTGTTAAATTTTGTGCCGTTACTGGGTTGCCAGAAATACAGCCAAGAAGAACTCAACGGCGCTGCTGAGAACAGCTATTACAAACATTGTCAGCGTAATTATCAAGGTTATGTGAAGCAGTTAGTTGATCCTTTTTATAAGAATTTTTTTAGTCGTATCGACCGCCAATTAGTGCTGGTGGATGTGGTGAATACCTTAAATTCAGGCCCTGAATATTTAGATGATATGCGTCAAGCATTAACCAGTATTACCGAGAGTTTTTCGTATGGTAATCAAAATCGCTTGGTGCAATTATTTAAACCTAAGATTGATAAAGTGGTATTTGCTGCAACCAAGATAGATCAGGTATTAAGTGAAGATCATGATGCTGTTAGACAACTGCTCGGCGTAATTGTGAAACAGGCTTATAAGAGTGCGCAGCATGAAGGCGTGCAACCGATTTGTGAAGCGACAGCAGCAGTGCGATCTTCTAAAGAGATAAAACATCAAGGCGATCGTGGTATTGCAGGTTGTGGGGTGAATGGCAAGCCGATTGGTTACATTCATCCTACTATTCCGACCCGTATTCCTGAAGGCGAACAATGGCAGCCATTTTTAGATTGGCAGATTCCCTTATTAAATCCGCCGCAAGGACTGTCGTTTAGCAACCAAGACGTATTACCACACATTCGAATTGATAGTATTTTAAATGAATTAATAGGGGACAAATGCCTATGA
- a CDS encoding TIGR01620 family protein encodes MPMTKQGKTIDMQADDVVVTPTREAKVFMPDLDNDLSQVPASITADDGVDETYSGLTLEALPIKGLKSFVIGVASIFGVMSLWQIYTIFQSALALHWIVATGFAGLIVIVAVLALRSVFSFLFDKANMAALAGIQDKAEQLKATNDVGQAKGLIAKLTQFYQGKPQAPLLAKCIKSMPDYSNDKEAMVHLENVFLAPLDKEALRRVSKYSVQTGVVVAASPWAAVDMLLALWRSMKMIDEVGQVYGMRPSLANRYKLLKSVLRYLALIGVSELALDEMLQEFGTTSLAGITGARLSQGIGAGVYTARIGLAAVTACRPISFSAENKPKLKDFIKRILQRMNG; translated from the coding sequence ATGCCTATGACTAAGCAAGGTAAAACCATCGATATGCAAGCTGATGACGTGGTAGTAACGCCAACGCGTGAAGCCAAAGTATTTATGCCCGATCTCGATAATGATTTAAGCCAAGTACCAGCTTCAATCACTGCAGACGATGGTGTTGATGAAACATACAGTGGACTGACTCTGGAAGCATTGCCAATCAAAGGCTTAAAATCGTTTGTTATTGGTGTGGCGAGTATCTTTGGGGTCATGTCACTGTGGCAAATATATACCATCTTCCAAAGTGCGTTAGCCTTACATTGGATTGTCGCGACAGGCTTTGCAGGTTTGATTGTAATCGTTGCAGTGTTGGCATTACGCAGTGTATTCAGCTTCTTATTTGATAAAGCCAACATGGCGGCACTAGCAGGCATACAAGATAAAGCTGAGCAGTTAAAAGCGACCAATGATGTTGGCCAAGCCAAAGGACTTATTGCTAAGTTAACGCAGTTCTATCAAGGTAAACCACAAGCGCCGTTACTGGCTAAATGTATCAAATCCATGCCTGATTACAGTAATGATAAAGAAGCTATGGTGCATCTTGAAAACGTGTTTTTAGCACCATTAGATAAAGAAGCGTTACGTCGGGTGTCGAAATACAGTGTGCAAACAGGTGTTGTGGTCGCAGCAAGTCCGTGGGCGGCTGTTGATATGCTACTGGCTTTATGGCGCAGCATGAAAATGATTGATGAGGTAGGGCAGGTATACGGTATGCGCCCTTCGTTGGCGAACCGTTACAAGTTATTAAAAAGTGTACTGCGTTATTTAGCATTAATCGGTGTGAGTGAGTTAGCTCTGGATGAAATGTTACAAGAGTTTGGTACTACGAGCTTAGCGGGTATCACTGGCGCTCGTTTAAGCCAAGGTATTGGTGCGGGTGTGTATACTGCGCGTATTGGCTTAGCAGCTGTGACAGCATGTCGACCGATTAGTTTTTCAGCTGAGAATAAACCGAAATTGAAAGATTTTATCAAACGAATCTTACAACGCATGAATGGTTAA
- a CDS encoding DUF3302 domain-containing protein, with protein sequence MLEYVALVILVFVAIVLFYGVIVIHDIPYEIAVHRNHPHQDAIHVAGWVSLFTLHVLWPFLWIWATLYRTDRGWGFSDGHSSKEHIEKLELELTEVKQRLNALEGGSE encoded by the coding sequence ATGTTGGAATACGTTGCGCTGGTCATACTGGTGTTTGTTGCTATTGTGCTGTTTTATGGTGTCATTGTTATACATGATATTCCTTACGAAATTGCAGTTCACCGAAATCACCCACACCAAGATGCAATTCATGTTGCTGGCTGGGTAAGTCTCTTTACCTTACATGTACTTTGGCCATTCCTGTGGATTTGGGCAACCTTATACCGCACAGACCGTGGTTGGGGCTTCTCTGATGGCCATTCAAGTAAAGAACACATCGAAAAGTTAGAACTTGAACTAACCGAAGTCAAACAACGTCTTAATGCGTTAGAAGGAGGGAGTGAATAA
- a CDS encoding HlyD family secretion protein translates to MDLLLILTYTAFCIAIFKIFKIPLNKWSVPTAVLGGIILIGGLVFTMNYNHPFSEISREYYVTTPIVPAVNGTVIEVPVKANQLLMKGDVLFKLDPKPFEDKLDSIEANLVVATSDFKRAKELYTKGIGKQRDVDLTRGQVDDLTAKRELALFDLDSTIVRAPTDGYVVQQALRPGMRAVSLPLRPVMVFKHTDDKTLVGWYRQNSMLRLEKGSKAEVIFDGLPGKVFSAKVIGAIPAIPEGQIQASGTLISVQTARVPGRIPVLFEIDDPRFEQYSDVMMGGAYGQTAIYSTHFEHVAIMRKILLRMASWMNYFFPFH, encoded by the coding sequence ATGGATTTATTACTCATATTAACGTATACCGCTTTTTGTATCGCCATATTCAAAATATTTAAGATCCCGCTAAATAAATGGAGTGTACCCACTGCGGTACTCGGTGGTATCATTTTGATTGGTGGTCTGGTTTTCACCATGAATTATAACCATCCATTTTCTGAAATTAGCCGTGAATACTATGTGACAACCCCTATTGTGCCTGCCGTTAATGGGACTGTCATTGAAGTGCCGGTTAAAGCGAATCAATTATTGATGAAAGGTGACGTGCTTTTCAAGTTAGACCCAAAACCATTCGAAGACAAGCTTGATTCAATTGAAGCAAATCTAGTGGTGGCGACGTCAGACTTTAAACGTGCTAAAGAGCTGTATACTAAAGGTATTGGTAAACAACGAGATGTTGATCTTACCCGTGGTCAAGTTGATGATTTAACTGCTAAACGCGAACTGGCGTTATTCGATCTTGATAGTACGATTGTCCGTGCGCCGACCGATGGTTATGTTGTGCAACAAGCATTACGTCCTGGTATGCGAGCGGTGAGTCTGCCTTTACGTCCAGTGATGGTATTCAAGCATACAGATGATAAGACTCTTGTTGGTTGGTATCGCCAAAACAGCATGCTACGTCTTGAAAAAGGCTCTAAAGCGGAAGTGATCTTTGATGGTCTACCAGGTAAAGTATTCAGTGCGAAAGTGATTGGTGCTATTCCTGCTATCCCTGAAGGACAAATACAAGCATCGGGTACGTTAATCTCTGTGCAAACGGCACGTGTTCCTGGTCGGATTCCGGTATTATTTGAAATTGATGATCCACGTTTTGAGCAATACAGCGATGTGATGATGGGTGGTGCGTATGGTCAAACGGCTATCTATTCAACCCATTTTGAACATGTGGCTATTATGCGTAAAATATTGTTACGTATGGCGTCTTGGATGAACTACTTCTTCCCATTCCATTAA
- a CDS encoding zinc ribbon domain-containing protein translates to MTNPNENNCNQCHEPLAWKAGLYHCVSCNQDYKKISFCPDCNAELEKLQACGATNYFCNTCNSLKSKSRVTHQFKLA, encoded by the coding sequence ATGACCAACCCAAATGAAAATAACTGTAATCAATGCCATGAGCCGCTTGCTTGGAAAGCTGGGCTGTATCATTGCGTTAGCTGCAATCAAGATTATAAGAAGATTAGTTTTTGCCCTGATTGTAATGCAGAGCTAGAAAAGTTACAGGCCTGTGGTGCGACCAATTACTTTTGTAATACCTGCAACTCACTTAAATCGAAAAGCCGTGTAACGCATCAGTTCAAGCTTGCTTAA
- a CDS encoding DUF2956 domain-containing protein — MTQKASTEVQAESTRIANGIKKPGQSREQTKLIAAGIEKGIAEYKKQHKAKSRQLDKQKKQKIRTNAAAAEQDNNVEIESDQKQVRSSRLPWALLALSWAGFAGYLVQNGVLVIG, encoded by the coding sequence ATGACACAGAAAGCATCAACAGAAGTGCAAGCTGAATCTACACGCATTGCTAACGGTATTAAAAAACCAGGTCAAAGCCGCGAACAGACTAAATTGATCGCAGCAGGTATCGAGAAGGGCATCGCTGAGTACAAGAAACAGCATAAAGCCAAATCTCGCCAGCTTGATAAACAGAAAAAACAAAAAATAAGAACGAATGCAGCGGCTGCAGAACAAGACAATAACGTAGAGATTGAAAGTGATCAAAAGCAAGTAAGGTCAAGCCGACTACCTTGGGCATTGTTAGCGCTAAGCTGGGCTGGCTTTGCAGGTTATCTTGTACAAAATGGCGTGCTTGTCATAGGTTAA